DNA from Polycladomyces zharkentensis:
AACGCTCGGCTTCATCCATATAGTGTGTCGTGACCACAATGGTTGTTCCCCGGTCGGCCATCTGGTACAGCATCTCCCAAAACGCGCGCCGCGTCAAGGGGTCAACCCCGCTGGTCGGTTCGTCCAGAAACAACAGCGGCGGTTCGTGAACGATGGCGGAAGCGAATGCGACACGTTGACGCACGCCACCCGAAAGCTCGGAAACGCGCGTTTTCCTCACCCCTGTGAGCTCAAACTCCCGGAGCAGCGATTCCACCCGTTCCGCCACGGGCTGACGGACGCCGTACACATGAGCATAAAACCGCAGATTTTCCTCCACGGTCAGATCGGGATACAATGAAAACTTCTGCGACATGTATCCGATGTTCTCCTTGATCGTCTGCTGATCGCGGATCATATCCCAACCGAGGATGGTACCCGTCCCCTCGGTCGGCTTCAAAATACCGCACATCATGCGGATCAAGGTGGTCTTTCCCGCCCCGTTCGCACCCAGCAGGCCGAAAATCTCTCCGCGGGACACGTGCAGGGAGACTTGACGGACCGCCGCAAACGAACCGAACCGCTTGGTGACGCCTTGCAATTCGATCATC
Protein-coding regions in this window:
- a CDS encoding ABC transporter ATP-binding protein codes for the protein MIELQGVTKRFGSFAAVRQVSLHVSRGEIFGLLGANGAGKTTLIRMMCGILKPTEGTGTILGWDMIRDQQTIKENIGYMSQKFSLYPDLTVEENLRFYAHVYGVRQPVAERVESLLREFELTGVRKTRVSELSGGVRQRVAFASAIVHEPPLLFLDEPTSGVDPLTRRAFWEMLYQMADRGTTIVVTTHYMDEAERCDRMAWMNRGRIVAEGSLAELRRRFAPRVGNRKATLEEMFVYAMEEGEDHDGQDVG